The following proteins come from a genomic window of Bradyrhizobium paxllaeri:
- the hpnO gene encoding aminobacteriohopanetriol synthase HpnO yields the protein MPDSYLDVSELFVERQAQRSSMHARHLNEQLVRVLKTIGYDVGFQKGQGQYLFDRDGARYLDLLSGFGVFAIGRNHPALRHALKSVLDADFPNLVQLDVSTLAGVLAERLLEHVPYLDKVFFANSGAETVEAAIKFARGATGRPGIVSCSHSYHGLTYGALSLMDDANFRSGFEPLLPGCTQIPFNDLEALERALSSRQVAAFIVEPIQGKGVNLPTDEFLPGALALCKKYGTIFIADEIQTGIGRTGKFLAVEHWNVEPDMVLLSKALSGGHVPVGALLTRKSIFDKIFSQMDRAVVHGSTFSKNDMAMAAGIAMLDVIKQEKLVEQAAKRGAELRLALTRMVPGYELLKEVRGKGLMIGIEFGPPKSLKLKASWNLLETANKGLFCQLITVPLFKEHKILTQVSGHGSHTIKLLPPLVITEEDCAWIEKAFDDVIAASHKVPGAIWSLGKTLVDNAVRKSA from the coding sequence ATGCCAGATTCATATCTAGACGTTTCCGAGCTGTTTGTAGAGCGGCAGGCGCAGCGCAGTTCCATGCATGCGCGTCATCTCAACGAGCAACTCGTCCGGGTGCTGAAGACCATCGGCTACGATGTGGGCTTTCAGAAGGGTCAAGGTCAATACCTGTTCGATCGTGACGGGGCCCGCTATCTCGATCTACTGAGCGGATTTGGCGTTTTTGCGATCGGCCGGAATCATCCGGCATTGCGTCACGCGCTGAAAAGCGTGCTCGATGCCGATTTTCCCAATCTGGTGCAACTTGACGTGTCCACGCTCGCCGGCGTGCTCGCGGAACGCCTGCTGGAACATGTGCCATATCTGGACAAGGTGTTCTTTGCCAATTCCGGCGCCGAAACCGTCGAGGCCGCGATCAAGTTTGCGCGCGGCGCCACCGGCCGCCCCGGCATCGTGTCCTGTTCCCACTCGTACCACGGATTGACCTACGGCGCGCTGTCGCTGATGGACGATGCGAACTTCCGCAGCGGATTCGAGCCGCTGTTGCCCGGGTGCACGCAGATTCCCTTCAACGACCTTGAGGCGCTGGAGCGGGCGTTGTCCTCGCGCCAGGTCGCGGCTTTCATCGTCGAGCCGATCCAGGGCAAGGGCGTCAACCTGCCTACCGATGAATTCCTTCCCGGTGCGCTCGCGCTCTGCAAGAAATACGGCACCATCTTCATCGCCGACGAAATCCAGACCGGAATCGGCCGCACCGGAAAATTCCTCGCGGTCGAGCACTGGAATGTCGAGCCAGACATGGTGCTGCTCTCGAAGGCGCTGTCGGGCGGCCACGTGCCGGTCGGAGCGCTACTCACGCGCAAATCCATCTTCGACAAGATCTTCAGCCAGATGGACCGCGCCGTTGTGCACGGCTCGACGTTTTCGAAGAACGATATGGCGATGGCCGCCGGCATCGCGATGCTTGATGTGATCAAGCAGGAAAAGCTGGTCGAACAGGCCGCCAAGCGCGGCGCCGAGCTCCGCCTTGCGCTGACGCGCATGGTGCCGGGCTATGAACTGCTGAAGGAAGTGCGCGGCAAGGGATTGATGATCGGCATCGAGTTCGGTCCGCCGAAATCGCTGAAGCTGAAGGCGTCGTGGAATCTGCTGGAGACCGCCAACAAGGGCCTGTTCTGCCAGCTCATCACCGTGCCGCTGTTCAAGGAGCACAAGATCCTGACGCAGGTCTCCGGCCACGGCAGCCACACCATCAAGCTGCTGCCGCCGCTCGTGATCACGGAAGAAGACTGCGCCTGGATCGAGAAGGCGTTCGACGACGTCATCGCCGCCAGCCACAAGGTGCCCGGCGCGATCTGGTCGCTCGGCAAGACGCTGGTAGACAACGCGGTCAGGAAGTCGGCGTAG
- a CDS encoding phosphorylase, whose amino-acid sequence MTWGAGAAAAEGIVDRNAIDPRPVLIVTGLVQEARIAAGPGMIVICSSSDPQQLRALLATLDSTTFRGVISFGVAGGLDPSLKSGDVVVATEVLAGDTRFLAGLALNEEMITRAALRRRRVVRGVLSGVEQVIAATACKAALHSETGAAAVDMESHIAAAYAAEAGLPFAALRVISDPASRALPAIAKNAIKPNGDIDLGKVLRGVARNPKSLRALVSTGLDFNRALRSLRGCRGFLHGESLAMAEA is encoded by the coding sequence GTGACTTGGGGGGCGGGCGCCGCCGCCGCGGAGGGGATAGTTGATCGCAATGCGATCGATCCGCGGCCGGTTTTGATTGTTACAGGATTGGTGCAGGAAGCCCGCATAGCGGCCGGGCCCGGCATGATCGTTATCTGCAGCTCCAGCGATCCGCAGCAATTGCGCGCACTGCTGGCAACGCTGGATTCTACCACTTTCAGAGGTGTCATCTCGTTCGGCGTCGCCGGCGGGCTGGACCCGTCGCTGAAGTCCGGCGACGTGGTGGTGGCGACCGAGGTTCTGGCCGGCGATACCCGTTTTCTGGCTGGCCTGGCGCTGAACGAGGAGATGATCACGCGTGCGGCACTTCGTCGCCGTCGCGTGGTCCGCGGCGTTCTTTCGGGCGTGGAACAGGTGATCGCAGCGACCGCCTGCAAGGCCGCGCTGCACTCGGAGACCGGCGCGGCGGCCGTCGATATGGAGAGCCATATTGCAGCAGCCTATGCGGCCGAGGCCGGCTTGCCGTTCGCAGCGCTGCGCGTCATTTCCGATCCCGCCAGCCGGGCGCTTCCGGCGATTGCCAAGAACGCGATCAAGCCGAATGGCGATATCGACCTCGGCAAGGTGCTGCGCGGCGTGGCGCGCAATCCGAAGTCGCTCCGCGCATTGGTCTCGACTGGCCTTGATTTCAACCGCGCGCTGCGTTCGCTCCGCGGCTGCCGTGGCTTCCTGCATGGCGAGAGCCTCGCCATGGCGGAGGCCTGA
- the ispH gene encoding 4-hydroxy-3-methylbut-2-enyl diphosphate reductase, with product MEVYLAQPRGFCAGVVRAIEIVERALEKYGPPVYVRHEIVHNKYVVESLKAKGAIFVEDLSEVPPRAVTVFSAHGVARTVEEEAAARGLPVLNATCPLVTKVHNQGKRYMSKGRTLVLIGHAGHPEVEGTMGQVPGPVLLVQNVDEVAALTLPTDAPVAYITQTTLSVDDTKDIIAALQAKFTDIQGPDIRDICYATQNRQSAVRDLSKLVDVILVVGAANSSNSNRLREIGTEVGVASYLIADGSELNPDWLKDAKAVGITAGASAPEVLVDDVIEALRRIGPVKVSVLPGREENIEFRLPAELTAG from the coding sequence ATGGAAGTGTATCTAGCGCAGCCCCGCGGATTTTGTGCGGGCGTCGTGCGTGCCATCGAAATCGTTGAGCGTGCGCTCGAGAAGTACGGTCCGCCGGTCTATGTCCGGCACGAGATCGTGCACAACAAGTACGTGGTCGAAAGCCTGAAGGCCAAGGGCGCGATTTTCGTCGAGGACCTGTCTGAGGTTCCGCCGCGCGCGGTAACCGTCTTCAGCGCCCACGGCGTCGCGCGGACGGTCGAGGAAGAGGCGGCCGCCCGCGGCCTGCCCGTTCTCAACGCCACCTGCCCCCTGGTCACCAAGGTCCATAATCAGGGTAAACGGTATATGTCCAAGGGCCGGACCCTGGTCCTGATCGGGCATGCCGGCCACCCCGAGGTCGAGGGAACCATGGGCCAGGTTCCGGGCCCGGTTCTCCTGGTCCAGAACGTCGACGAGGTGGCGGCGCTGACCCTGCCGACCGACGCCCCGGTGGCCTATATTACCCAGACCACCCTCAGCGTGGACGACACAAAGGACATAATCGCCGCCCTTCAGGCCAAATTTACAGATATTCAAGGCCCCGACATCCGGGATATCTGCTATGCGACACAGAACCGCCAATCTGCGGTAAGGGACCTGAGCAAGCTGGTGGACGTCATCTTGGTGGTGGGGGCCGCCAATAGTTCCAACTCAAACAGGCTTCGCGAGATCGGCACCGAGGTCGGGGTCGCGAGTTATCTCATTGCCGACGGGAGCGAGTTGAACCCCGATTGGCTGAAGGATGCAAAAGCGGTCGGCATTACGGCGGGCGCATCGGCGCCCGAAGTTTTGGTAGACGACGTGATCGAGGCTTTGAGACGTATCGGACCCGTCAAGGTATCGGTGCTTCCCGGCCGGGAGGAGAACATCGAATTCCGGCTTCCAGCCGAACTGACTGCGGGCTGA
- a CDS encoding DUF2147 domain-containing protein, with translation MLHCPRSVARTIVYSGIFLATGVNTALAADPTGDWKVADGVANIRVAQCSGNMWGVVAWEKQPGGKDKNNPDTAKQSRPTLGMPILIEMKKKPGVDAWEGQVYNAKDGQLYSSTIKPVGTDQLEIQGCVLGFLCGGETWTRVGPPIPSSPANSMAKGAPKGVPGAASKSAASGAAPAPAPAAPKTTGTANPAPAPKAAPGQKQAAAQPADIGDICLLPDIARFAH, from the coding sequence ATGTTGCACTGCCCAAGAAGCGTCGCGCGTACAATAGTTTATTCGGGAATCTTTTTGGCCACAGGTGTTAATACGGCGTTGGCCGCCGATCCTACCGGTGACTGGAAAGTAGCCGATGGCGTAGCCAACATTCGCGTCGCTCAATGCAGCGGCAACATGTGGGGTGTCGTGGCCTGGGAGAAGCAGCCGGGCGGCAAGGACAAGAACAATCCGGATACCGCCAAGCAGAGCCGGCCGACCCTGGGTATGCCGATCCTGATCGAGATGAAGAAGAAGCCCGGCGTCGATGCCTGGGAAGGCCAAGTCTACAACGCCAAGGACGGACAGCTCTACAGCTCGACGATCAAGCCTGTCGGCACCGACCAGCTCGAGATTCAGGGCTGCGTGCTCGGCTTCCTCTGCGGCGGCGAGACCTGGACGCGCGTCGGACCGCCGATTCCCTCGAGCCCCGCCAACAGCATGGCCAAGGGTGCCCCGAAGGGAGTGCCCGGCGCAGCATCCAAGAGCGCTGCATCCGGCGCGGCGCCGGCTCCTGCGCCCGCAGCGCCAAAGACCACCGGCACGGCAAACCCGGCGCCCGCGCCGAAGGCCGCACCCGGTCAAAAGCAGGCGGCCGCACAGCCCGCCGATATCGGCGATATCTGCCTACTCCCCGACATCGCGCGGTTTGCCCATTAG
- the shc gene encoding squalene--hopene cyclase — MLAIDKTIAADPVAPVDPVALEKSISSATEALLGYRQSDGHWVFELEADSTIPSEYVLLRHYLAEPVDSELEAKIANYLRRTQGNHGGWALVQDGPFDMSASVKSYFALKMIGDSVDAPHMVRAREAIRSRGGAAGSNVFTRFLLAFYGVLSWRAVPVLPIEIMLLPMWSPFHLNKISYWARTTIVPLMVLAALKPVARNPKGVGIDELFLQDPKSVGMNKKAPHQSWGWYALFSTLDKILRVVEPLFPKKLRQRAIDAALAFTQERLNGEDGMGAIYPPMANIVMMYDALGKGEDFPPRAITRKGIDKLLVIGEHEAYCQPCVSPVWDTALTCHALAEAGGEDTLKKMKDGLDWLKPRQVLDLKGDWAVKAPDVRPGGWAFQYNNDHYPDLDDTAVVVMAMDRVRRQSGSKEYDTAIARGREWIEGLQSRDGGWAAFDVNNLEYYLNNIPFSDHGALLDPPTEDVTARCISMLAQLGETAETSKAVADGIAYLRRTQLAEGSWYGRWGLNYIYGTWSVLCALNAAGVDHQDPMMRKAVDWLLSIQNKDGGWGEDAVSYRLDYKGFEGAPSTSSQTAWALLGLMAAGEVENPAVVRGVEYLKATQTEKGLWDEARYTATGFPRVFYLRYHGYSKFFPLWAMARYRNLRSTNSRVVGVGM; from the coding sequence ATGCTTGCCATCGACAAAACCATCGCCGCCGACCCCGTCGCGCCAGTCGATCCCGTCGCGCTTGAGAAGAGCATTTCTTCCGCGACCGAGGCGCTGCTCGGCTACCGGCAATCCGACGGGCACTGGGTGTTCGAACTCGAAGCCGACAGCACCATCCCTTCTGAATATGTCCTGCTGCGCCACTATCTCGCCGAGCCCGTCGACAGCGAGCTCGAAGCCAAGATCGCCAACTATCTGCGCCGCACGCAAGGCAATCATGGCGGCTGGGCGCTGGTGCAGGACGGCCCGTTCGACATGAGCGCCAGCGTCAAATCCTATTTCGCGCTGAAGATGATCGGCGATTCCGTCGATGCCCCGCACATGGTGCGCGCGCGCGAAGCGATCCGCAGCCGCGGCGGCGCCGCGGGCAGCAACGTCTTCACGCGCTTCCTGCTCGCCTTCTACGGCGTGCTGAGCTGGCGCGCGGTGCCGGTGCTGCCGATCGAGATCATGCTGCTGCCGATGTGGTCGCCGTTCCACTTGAACAAAATTTCCTACTGGGCGCGCACCACGATCGTGCCGCTGATGGTGCTGGCGGCGCTGAAGCCGGTGGCGAGGAATCCGAAGGGCGTCGGCATCGACGAACTGTTCCTGCAGGATCCCAAATCGGTCGGCATGAACAAGAAGGCGCCGCATCAGAGCTGGGGTTGGTACGCGCTGTTCAGCACGCTCGACAAGATCCTGCGTGTCGTCGAGCCGCTGTTTCCGAAGAAGCTGCGCCAGCGCGCGATCGACGCCGCGCTCGCGTTCACCCAGGAGCGGTTGAACGGCGAAGACGGCATGGGCGCGATCTATCCGCCGATGGCCAACATCGTGATGATGTATGACGCGCTCGGCAAGGGTGAGGATTTTCCGCCGCGCGCGATCACCCGCAAGGGCATCGACAAGCTGCTGGTGATCGGCGAGCACGAAGCCTATTGCCAACCCTGCGTCTCGCCGGTGTGGGACACCGCGCTGACCTGCCACGCGCTGGCGGAGGCCGGCGGCGAGGACACGCTCAAGAAGATGAAAGATGGCCTCGACTGGCTGAAGCCGCGGCAGGTGCTCGATCTCAAGGGCGACTGGGCGGTGAAGGCGCCCGACGTCCGTCCCGGCGGCTGGGCGTTCCAGTATAACAACGACCATTATCCCGACCTCGACGACACGGCCGTGGTCGTGATGGCGATGGACCGCGTGCGCCGGCAGTCCGGCAGCAAGGAATATGATACGGCAATTGCGCGCGGCCGCGAGTGGATCGAGGGCCTGCAGAGCCGCGATGGCGGCTGGGCCGCCTTCGACGTCAACAATCTCGAATACTACCTCAACAACATCCCGTTCTCCGATCACGGCGCGCTGCTCGATCCGCCGACCGAGGACGTCACCGCGCGCTGCATCTCGATGCTGGCGCAGCTTGGCGAGACCGCCGAGACCAGCAAGGCGGTCGCGGACGGAATCGCCTATTTGCGCCGCACCCAGCTCGCGGAAGGGTCGTGGTACGGCCGCTGGGGCCTCAACTACATCTACGGAACCTGGTCCGTGCTCTGTGCGCTAAATGCCGCAGGTGTCGACCACCAGGATCCGATGATGCGCAAGGCTGTGGACTGGTTGCTTTCGATCCAGAACAAGGATGGCGGTTGGGGTGAAGATGCCGTCAGCTATCGCCTGGACTACAAGGGATTCGAGGGTGCGCCGTCGACCTCCTCGCAAACGGCATGGGCCTTGCTTGGACTGATGGCGGCTGGGGAGGTGGAGAACCCGGCGGTCGTCCGAGGTGTGGAGTACCTAAAAGCCACACAGACGGAGAAAGGGCTTTGGGACGAGGCGCGTTACACGGCTACGGGCTTTCCGCGGGTGTTTTATTTGCGGTATCATGGCTACTCGAAATTCTTTCCGCTCTGGGCGATGGCGCGGTACCGGAATTTGAGAAGCACCAACAGCAGGGTGGTAGGGGTCGGGATGTGA
- the hpnH gene encoding adenosyl-hopene transferase HpnH gives MAIPFFKEMRIGGYLMKQKLLGRKRYPLVLMLEPLFRCNLACVGCGKIDYPDAILNRRMTAQECWDAADECGAPMVAIPGGEPLIHKEIGEIVRGLVERKKFVSLCTNALLLEKKLDLFEPSPYLFFSVHLDGLKDHHDKAVSQKGVFDRAVSAIKAAKARGFTVNVNATIFDGHPAEEIAKFLDLTTELGVGVSMSPGYAYERAPDQEHFLNRTKTKKLFRDVFALGKGKKWNFMHSGLFLDFLAGNQSYECTPWGMPARNIFGWQKPCYLLGEGYTKTFKELMETTDWDSYGTGRYEKCADCMAHCGYEPTAATAALNNPLKAMWVALKGVRTTGPMAPEIDLSKQRPAQYIFSEQVQKKLSEIRRDEAAAAAAKQQEKASSAA, from the coding sequence ATGGCAATACCGTTCTTCAAGGAAATGCGTATCGGCGGCTATCTGATGAAACAGAAGCTGCTTGGCCGGAAACGTTATCCGCTCGTGCTGATGCTGGAGCCGCTGTTCCGCTGCAACCTCGCCTGTGTCGGCTGCGGCAAGATCGACTATCCCGATGCGATCCTCAACCGTCGCATGACCGCGCAGGAATGCTGGGACGCCGCCGACGAGTGCGGCGCGCCGATGGTGGCGATCCCCGGCGGCGAGCCGTTGATCCACAAGGAGATCGGCGAGATCGTGCGCGGTCTGGTCGAGCGCAAGAAGTTCGTCTCGCTGTGCACCAACGCGCTGCTTCTGGAAAAGAAGCTCGATCTGTTCGAGCCCTCGCCGTACCTGTTCTTCTCCGTGCATCTCGACGGCCTGAAGGACCACCACGACAAGGCGGTGTCGCAGAAGGGCGTGTTCGACCGCGCGGTTTCCGCGATCAAGGCCGCGAAAGCGCGCGGCTTCACCGTCAACGTCAACGCCACGATCTTCGACGGTCACCCGGCGGAAGAGATCGCCAAGTTCCTCGACCTCACCACCGAACTCGGTGTCGGCGTCTCGATGTCGCCGGGCTATGCCTATGAGCGTGCCCCCGACCAGGAGCACTTCCTCAACCGCACCAAGACCAAGAAGCTGTTCCGCGACGTCTTTGCGCTCGGCAAGGGCAAGAAGTGGAACTTCATGCATTCCGGCCTGTTCCTCGACTTCCTCGCCGGCAACCAGTCCTATGAATGCACCCCCTGGGGCATGCCGGCGCGCAACATCTTCGGCTGGCAGAAGCCGTGCTACCTGCTCGGCGAAGGCTATACCAAGACCTTCAAGGAGCTGATGGAGACCACGGACTGGGATTCCTACGGCACCGGCCGTTACGAGAAGTGCGCCGACTGCATGGCGCATTGCGGTTACGAGCCGACGGCTGCCACCGCGGCGCTGAACAACCCGCTGAAGGCGATGTGGGTGGCGCTCAAGGGCGTGCGCACCACAGGTCCGATGGCGCCCGAGATCGACCTCTCCAAGCAGCGCCCGGCCCAGTACATCTTCTCCGAACAGGTGCAGAAGAAGCTTTCGGAAATCCGGCGCGACGAAGCGGCTGCAGCCGCAGCCAAGCAGCAGGAAAAGGCTTCGAGCGCCGCCTGA
- the hpnE gene encoding hydroxysqualene dehydroxylase HpnE, translated as MQKNAHIIGAGISGLSAAVRLANANYRVHVHEATQQTGGRCRSYFDAATNLTIDNGNHLLLSGNSHARAYARSIGTEAGLVGPKLAQFPFADISTGQRWLLDLGEGKLPLWVFDEARRVPDTGLRDYLALMPLIWAGTGKLVGDTIPCKGTLYDRLVQPLLLAALNVDPPEGSAGLAGAIVRETLLAGGQACRPLIARDGLSAVLVEPAIKLLQDKGASVQLGHELRELTMSGNAVGELKFGSDTVALGPDDVVVLAVPPRSAASLLPGLKTPTKFRAIVNAHFRYDPPKDAAPILGVVGGLVEWLFAFPQRLSVTISNGDRLVDMPREELALAIWRDVCKAAGLPAELPLPPWQIVRERRATFEATPEQNALRPGAVTSFKNLFLAGDWTDTGLPATIEGSVRSGDRAADLVLARR; from the coding sequence ATGCAGAAAAACGCTCATATCATCGGCGCCGGCATTTCCGGCCTTTCGGCGGCCGTGCGGCTCGCCAACGCCAATTACCGCGTGCATGTCCACGAGGCCACGCAACAGACCGGCGGCCGCTGCCGTTCCTATTTCGACGCGGCTACCAATCTCACCATCGACAATGGCAACCATCTGTTGTTGTCAGGCAATAGCCATGCCCGGGCCTATGCCAGATCGATCGGCACCGAGGCGGGCCTGGTCGGGCCGAAGCTGGCGCAGTTTCCCTTTGCCGACATCTCGACAGGCCAGCGCTGGCTGCTTGATCTCGGCGAGGGCAAACTGCCGCTGTGGGTGTTCGACGAGGCGCGCCGCGTCCCCGATACCGGGCTGCGCGACTATCTCGCCTTGATGCCGCTGATCTGGGCGGGCACCGGCAAGCTGGTCGGCGACACCATCCCTTGCAAGGGCACGCTGTACGACCGGCTGGTGCAGCCGCTGCTGCTGGCCGCGCTCAATGTCGATCCGCCCGAGGGCTCGGCGGGCCTGGCCGGCGCGATCGTGCGGGAAACACTGCTGGCGGGCGGGCAGGCCTGCCGGCCGCTGATCGCCCGCGATGGCCTCAGCGCGGTGCTGGTCGAACCCGCGATCAAGCTGTTGCAGGACAAGGGCGCCTCGGTCCAGCTCGGCCATGAGTTGCGTGAACTCACGATGTCGGGCAACGCCGTCGGCGAACTGAAATTCGGCAGCGACACGGTTGCGCTCGGCCCCGACGATGTCGTGGTGCTCGCGGTGCCGCCGCGCTCCGCAGCATCGCTGCTGCCGGGCCTGAAGACGCCGACAAAATTCCGCGCCATCGTCAATGCGCATTTCCGCTACGATCCACCGAAGGATGCCGCGCCGATCCTCGGCGTCGTCGGTGGCCTCGTTGAATGGCTGTTCGCGTTCCCGCAGCGGCTGTCGGTCACCATCAGCAATGGCGACCGGCTGGTCGACATGCCGCGCGAAGAGCTCGCGCTGGCGATCTGGCGCGACGTCTGCAAGGCCGCCGGCCTGCCGGCCGAATTGCCGTTGCCGCCTTGGCAGATCGTGCGTGAGCGACGTGCTACGTTCGAGGCGACGCCGGAGCAGAATGCGCTGCGGCCGGGGGCGGTAACTTCATTCAAAAACCTGTTTCTCGCCGGCGACTGGACCGATACCGGCCTGCCGGCAACTATCGAAGGATCGGTGCGGTCGGGCGACCGCGCCGCCGATCTGGTCCTGGCAAGGCGATAA
- a CDS encoding MMPL family transporter, with protein MLTSIVVSIVRTCTRFATLVVIVSLLLAVGASYYAARHFAINTDINTLISPDLDWRKRDNQFERAFDREKLILAVVEAPTPELASAASNALFTKLSGDTKHFESVQPLGSGEFFEKNGLLFLPVEEVGKVAGQLEAAAPLIEIMAGDPSIRGLTGALETGLAGVKRGQVKLDNAERPFNLIGQTVEDILNKKPATFSWRELVSDKPLTDADRRAFIEFKPKLDYSELEPGKDATDAIRQAAIDLNFAGQYSARVRLTGPVPIANEEYSTVQDGAILNGVATVLIVLVILWMALHSGKIILAVFVNLFIGLAVTTAVGLMMVGSLNLLSIAFAVLFVGLGVDFGIQFSVRYRSERFKNDDIALALESAARRSAVPLSLAAMATAAGFLCFLPTDYKGISELGRIAGAGMLIAFLSSITVLPAMLKLLHPPGESEPVGYAFLAPVDEFLERHRVIIVAGTLLLVVAGLPLLYFMKFDFNPINLRNPHAESIATFLDLRKDPNTGANAINVLTNSDEEAKKIAARLEKLPEVLRVMSIDSFVPEDQPAKLQLIGKAARVVGPALNPDSVDAAPTDEENVEALKSSADALRKTAGDGKGPGAVASRRLADALSKLAGSDQATRDKAQNVFVAPLKIVFDQLRNTMQAGPVTLKTLPPELLNSWKSKDGLIRVEALPKGDPNDNDNLRRFADAVLAAEPNAIGGPVSILKSGDTIVKAFIHAGIWALLVISLLLWLALRRITDVLMTMVPLLVAGAVTLELCVLIELPLNFANIVALPLLLGVGVAFKIYYVTAWREGRTNLLQSSLTRAIFFSALTTATAFGSLWLSSHPGTASMGKLLALSFVITLAAVLLFQPALMGKPRDVGE; from the coding sequence GTGCTGACCAGCATTGTTGTCTCGATTGTCAGAACCTGTACGCGGTTTGCCACTCTCGTCGTCATCGTCTCGCTGCTTCTGGCGGTCGGAGCGAGCTACTATGCTGCCCGGCATTTCGCCATCAACACCGACATCAACACACTGATTTCGCCCGACCTCGACTGGCGCAAGCGCGACAATCAGTTCGAGCGCGCGTTCGACCGCGAAAAACTGATTCTTGCCGTGGTCGAGGCGCCGACGCCCGAACTCGCCAGTGCCGCGAGCAACGCGCTCTTCACAAAGCTTTCCGGCGACACCAAGCATTTCGAATCGGTGCAGCCGCTGGGTTCCGGCGAGTTCTTCGAAAAGAACGGACTGTTGTTCCTCCCCGTCGAGGAAGTCGGCAAGGTCGCCGGCCAGCTCGAAGCCGCAGCCCCCCTGATCGAGATCATGGCCGGCGATCCCTCGATCCGCGGCCTGACCGGCGCGCTGGAAACGGGCCTTGCCGGCGTCAAGCGCGGGCAGGTCAAGCTCGACAATGCCGAACGTCCCTTCAACCTGATCGGCCAGACGGTCGAGGATATTCTCAACAAGAAGCCAGCGACGTTCTCCTGGCGCGAGCTCGTCAGCGACAAGCCTCTGACCGATGCCGACCGCCGCGCCTTCATCGAGTTCAAGCCGAAGCTCGACTACAGCGAGCTCGAACCCGGCAAGGATGCCACCGACGCGATCCGGCAGGCTGCGATCGATCTCAATTTTGCGGGCCAGTACAGCGCCCGCGTGCGGCTGACGGGCCCGGTGCCGATCGCGAATGAGGAATATTCGACGGTGCAGGACGGCGCGATCCTCAACGGCGTCGCCACCGTCCTCATCGTGCTCGTGATTCTCTGGATGGCGCTGCACTCGGGCAAGATCATCTTGGCGGTGTTCGTGAACCTGTTCATCGGACTTGCTGTCACCACCGCCGTCGGCCTGATGATGGTGGGATCGCTGAACCTGTTGTCGATCGCCTTTGCCGTGCTGTTCGTCGGCCTCGGCGTCGATTTCGGCATTCAGTTCAGCGTCCGCTACCGTTCGGAGCGCTTCAAGAATGACGATATAGCGCTGGCGCTGGAAAGCGCGGCCAGGCGTTCGGCGGTCCCGCTCTCGCTCGCCGCGATGGCGACCGCCGCCGGCTTCCTGTGTTTCCTGCCGACCGACTACAAGGGCATTTCCGAGCTCGGCAGGATCGCCGGCGCCGGCATGCTGATCGCATTCCTTTCGAGCATCACGGTGCTGCCGGCGATGCTGAAGCTGTTGCACCCGCCCGGCGAAAGCGAGCCGGTCGGCTACGCGTTTCTGGCGCCCGTGGACGAATTCCTTGAACGGCACCGTGTCATCATCGTCGCCGGCACGCTGCTTCTGGTCGTGGCCGGCCTGCCGCTGCTCTATTTCATGAAGTTTGACTTCAACCCGATCAACCTGCGCAATCCGCACGCTGAATCGATCGCGACCTTCCTTGACCTGCGCAAGGATCCCAACACCGGCGCGAACGCCATCAACGTGCTGACCAACTCGGATGAGGAAGCGAAAAAAATCGCGGCGCGGCTGGAAAAGCTGCCGGAAGTTCTTCGCGTGATGTCGATCGACAGTTTCGTGCCCGAGGATCAGCCGGCGAAGCTGCAGTTGATCGGCAAGGCGGCGAGGGTGGTGGGCCCTGCGCTCAATCCCGATTCGGTCGATGCGGCGCCAACGGATGAAGAAAATGTGGAAGCGCTGAAGAGCTCGGCCGATGCCTTGCGCAAGACCGCCGGCGACGGCAAGGGCCCGGGCGCCGTTGCCTCACGGAGATTGGCGGATGCGCTGTCGAAGCTTGCCGGCAGCGACCAGGCGACGCGCGACAAGGCGCAGAACGTCTTCGTCGCGCCGCTCAAGATCGTGTTCGACCAGCTCCGCAACACGATGCAGGCCGGGCCGGTGACATTGAAGACGCTGCCGCCGGAATTGCTCAATAGCTGGAAATCGAAGGACGGCTTGATCCGCGTCGAAGCGCTGCCGAAGGGCGATCCCAACGACAACGACAATCTCCGCCGCTTTGCCGATGCGGTTCTGGCCGCGGAGCCGAACGCGATCGGCGGGCCGGTCTCGATCCTCAAATCCGGCGACACCATCGTGAAGGCGTTCATTCACGCCGGTATCTGGGCATTGCTGGTGATCAGCCTGCTGCTGTGGCTGGCGCTGCGCCGGATCACCGACGTGCTGATGACGATGGTGCCCTTGCTGGTGGCGGGTGCGGTGACGCTGGAGCTCTGCGTGCTGATCGAGCTGCCGCTCAACTTCGCCAATATCGTAGCTCTGCCGCTGTTGCTCGGCGTCGGCGTCGCCTTCAAGATCTATTACGTCACGGCGTGGCGCGAGGGCAGGACCAACCTGCTGCAGTCGAGCCTGACGCGCGCGATCTTCTTTTCCGCGCTGACGACCGCGACCGCGTTCGGAAGCCTGTGGCTATCCAGTCATCCCGGCACCGCCAGCATGGGTAAATTGCTGGCGTTGTCGTTCGTCATCACGCTCGCCGCGGTGCTGCTGTTCCAGCCGGCGCTAATGGGCAAACCGCGCGATGTCGGGGAGTAG